A single Providencia manganoxydans DNA region contains:
- the copC gene encoding copper homeostasis periplasmic binding protein CopC encodes MPIHQIKSSWRKLSAVAVLFLGMSFQQAFAHAHLKDQLPAEGAAVEQTPESITLNFSEGIEVNFAKVKVTGPNDNVVKTGKPELDPNNDTKVIVPIESKLAAGKYDVNWSVVSVDGHKTKGEYSFTVK; translated from the coding sequence ATGCCAATCCACCAAATTAAATCATCTTGGCGCAAGCTCAGTGCTGTGGCTGTTCTATTTTTAGGCATGTCATTTCAACAAGCTTTTGCTCATGCACATCTTAAAGATCAGCTCCCTGCTGAAGGTGCAGCAGTAGAGCAAACTCCAGAGTCCATCACTTTAAATTTTTCTGAAGGTATCGAAGTTAACTTTGCAAAAGTCAAGGTAACAGGGCCAAATGATAACGTAGTTAAAACAGGTAAGCCTGAATTAGACCCAAATAACGATACAAAGGTCATTGTGCCAATTGAAAGTAAATTAGCCGCGGGTAAATACGATGTTAATTGGAGTGTTGTTTCTGTAGATGGCCATAAGACTAAGGGCGAATACAGTTTCACTGTGAAATAA
- the copD gene encoding copper homeostasis membrane protein CopD, which yields MSLEAFYVVIRFSHFIAAMLMCGMSIFAVILSSGAFSQVLQRILNRGIVFSAVITAVTAFFWMSAQAGLMGDGWQDAVDLETWLNVLQTSFGQIWRWELIFSIITLGVIFISRQEIRLYSLLILSIGLLGLHALIGHAAMHDGVIGNLHRLNQFIHLISSAYWFGGLWPFLICIQFLRDKKELAAGLDKQIFASLIRFSRVGHIAVAMVLITGVISAMTLLPQWPFAYNNSEYQSWLWLKIVLVIGMVILALVNRYVLVPKIQQKGRLQYLIINSWIELLLGSMAILAVAVFATYQPI from the coding sequence ATGTCTTTAGAGGCATTTTACGTCGTTATACGTTTTTCTCATTTTATTGCCGCGATGTTGATGTGTGGAATGTCAATATTTGCGGTGATCTTGAGCTCTGGCGCATTTAGCCAAGTTCTTCAGCGGATTTTAAATCGCGGTATTGTATTCAGTGCTGTGATTACTGCGGTAACCGCATTTTTTTGGATGTCAGCGCAAGCAGGGCTGATGGGAGACGGCTGGCAAGATGCAGTCGATCTTGAAACTTGGCTCAACGTATTACAAACGTCGTTTGGTCAAATTTGGCGTTGGGAATTAATTTTCTCTATTATCACACTTGGGGTGATTTTTATTTCTCGCCAAGAAATTAGACTATATTCATTGTTAATACTTTCTATTGGGCTATTGGGGTTACACGCATTGATTGGTCATGCTGCTATGCATGATGGGGTAATCGGTAATTTACATCGCTTAAATCAATTTATTCATCTTATTAGCTCAGCCTATTGGTTTGGTGGGTTATGGCCTTTCTTGATTTGTATTCAATTTTTACGAGATAAAAAAGAATTGGCGGCGGGCTTAGATAAACAAATATTTGCGAGTTTAATCCGTTTCTCTCGCGTAGGGCATATTGCAGTAGCAATGGTTTTAATCACAGGGGTGATTAGTGCGATGACATTACTACCACAATGGCCATTTGCCTATAATAACTCCGAATATCAATCATGGCTGTGGTTAAAAATTGTATTAGTTATTGGTATGGTGATATTGGCATTGGTTAATCGCTATGTATTAGTGCCTAAGATCCAGCAAAAAGGGCGGTTACAGTATTTGATTATTAATAGCTGGATTGAATTATTGTTAGGCAGCATGGCAATACTCGCCGTTGCTGTTTTTGCAACCTATCAGCCCATTTAA
- a CDS encoding DUF2511 domain-containing protein, with protein sequence MKLKLILCSVLLASSAFSAVAAPLETVSKKQFGDDWPFTREEVMLECRNNGALVVINPATLMQYPLNQVAQEQMERKEIKAQPIDVLLAPIETQKTVEQRVLPIKLAAEKLCDKA encoded by the coding sequence ATGAAACTGAAATTAATTCTGTGCTCTGTGTTATTGGCCAGTTCAGCTTTTAGTGCTGTGGCTGCTCCTTTAGAAACTGTGAGTAAAAAACAGTTTGGTGATGATTGGCCATTTACTCGAGAAGAAGTCATGCTAGAGTGTCGCAATAATGGTGCTTTAGTTGTGATTAACCCTGCAACTTTGATGCAATATCCATTAAACCAAGTTGCGCAGGAACAGATGGAAAGAAAAGAGATCAAAGCGCAGCCAATTGATGTTCTACTTGCGCCAATAGAAACGCAAAAAACAGTAGAACAGCGGGTATTACCAATTAAATTAGCGGCTGAGAAGCTTTGTGATAAAGCCTAA
- a CDS encoding DUF1480 family protein yields MSIVNLKISSYEINDAIMADHKSDTVSIPCDSDTEFCMQLDGWDENTSIPALINEKPVLLYRQRYDKDNHHWIMRVA; encoded by the coding sequence ATGAGCATAGTTAATTTGAAAATATCTTCCTATGAAATCAATGATGCAATTATGGCTGATCATAAAAGCGATACCGTCAGTATTCCATGCGATTCTGATACAGAGTTCTGCATGCAATTGGATGGCTGGGATGAAAACACCAGTATCCCTGCGTTAATCAATGAGAAACCCGTTTTGTTATATCGCCAGCGCTATGACAAAGATAATCATCATTGGATAATGCGAGTGGCTTAA